Genomic segment of Pygocentrus nattereri isolate fPygNat1 chromosome 26, fPygNat1.pri, whole genome shotgun sequence:
ttatttttatcattgtgGGAGTTAGTTTGGGAAATGAAATGCCAGCGCTATTAGTTAACATGCCAGTGTGTAAATTGCTTATCTTTCTGGATAAACAAAAGGCCCAAACCTTAATTAAAATGCTCCTTTTTATAGGGTATAACACGCATCTTTAGTTggtagtttttatttattttcttcattagCCTCTTCAATATAGGTTGTTGTCGACTTATTATGATTTTTCagcaaagagaagaaaagcagtTGGAAGCATCCTTGGAGTCTCTGATTTCTCGAGTTGCGCATCTAAAGAATTCTCTCCAGAGCTTCATCTATAAGCTGGAAAATGAATATGACCGGTTGACATGGTGAGTGCCAGGTCTTGGCATACATTAACTgggtacagtacagtactgaccactcttcatttatttcatttccagttggTCCAAAAGGCTGTTGAATCCAAGTTACTAGTTCTTTGGGAGATAATTCTGAGAAGCTTTGATACAAAATAATCCAAGTACATAAAGAAGGGGAAAACTAAAGAgataggggttagggttaggattagtggagaaaaaaatggattctctagaactcaaaaatgcatttaaaagacATGTCCATCCTTCTGCTGTGAGAACACAAcgcagcgctatgggtctgaaaggacatgaAGTGGTTGAAAAGCTATTACTGaggaaaaatggacaaaaagaagcaaatcaaataaagaagctgctgctgtcctCAGCATAATGGATTGACCACCCCAAagcccagacctcaatatctttaaatgtatttgggattactGTGGAAAATAATCCCTGCAGAAAGTCtaatgaaaagaacagaaactgtaataaagacaaagggtGGACACCTTTTAATACTGTTGTGTTATGGTATCTTTAGTTGTTGAGATTtctgcatatatattttttattaaatatgtattcGTTTTTCTGTTGCTGAAAAATTGTTTTGcctagaaatgaaataaattcagGTTGGTGTATTACTTTTACACCGTATACTATACACCAATCAGTGTTAGTTTGTGTtatggtatgagtggatcagacacagcagtgcagctggagttttaaacactctgtccactctctgtccactctattagacactcctaccttgtcagtcccccttgtagatgtaaagtcagagacgatagctcatatGCAGCTgtgcagtttgtgctggtcttcctctagttcttcatctgttgactggatatttttggctggtggactattctcagtccagcagcgacactgaggtgtttaaaaactccagcagcattgctgtgtctgatccactcagacaagtgcaacacacactaacacaccacatcagtgttactgcagtgctgagatgatccatcacccaaatagttcctgctctgtgaaggtccatgggggcCTTGACCacgaagaacagggtaaaaggggggctaacaaagtatcagagaaacagatggaccacagtctgtcattgtagaactacaaagtgcatctgttaagtggagctgataaaatggacagtgagcatagaaacagtggtcatgatgttatgcctgatcggtgtatgtaaAATTGGTTTGTTTTTAGATGAAGTGCAGAAGGACACTGTAAAAAAGTATAGTCAGGTCAACACAAAATGATAAGGAAGTCAGTGGCAGAGTTGTTTAGGGTTATCTCAGCTCATGAGTTATCATAAGGATGGGCAGGTTCGCATCCCACCAGCACCGCAGCGCCTCCAAGAGCAGAAGTCCAAGAGGATAAAGCACTCTATCCTCCCAGCCTGTGGCATCATGCCATAGAGGCCTAGCTGCCAGCAGGTGGGAATTAGCAATGTCCAAATTGAAGGGAGAATAGAAAAAAAGTTGTAAATATCAACGTGTATGCACTTTCAGCTAATAGGGAGACAACCACATTAATggtagtatttatttatgtctgATTCAGAAAATTGAGAGTAGTTTTAGTGTTATGATGAGTCTTGTATACTCATATTTATCCCTGTTGCATaatacagagaacagagagtcactgttttatttttttttttcatctcagGCCCTCAGTGCTGGACAACTTTGCCCTTCTGTCCGGGCAGTTAAACACAGTCAACAAACTGTTACGTAATGAGAAAACTCCATCGTACCGGAACCAGGTCATTATTCCTCTCCTGCTGTCTCCAGACAGAGATGAAGAATTGGCAGTAAGTGTCTGTCCTTCATTACTGACTTCATCAGAACAGGTGAAAATGTTAGGAATCTAAAGTACATCCTGGTATTTTTCCCTTTAATTCAGAAACTTACAGAGCAGAGGGTACCTGTCTTTAGTCACGAGATTGTGCCGGACCACCTCAGAACAAAACCTGACCCAGAAGTGGAGGAACAAGAGAAACAGCTGAGTGCAGAAGCTGCCAGGATTGGACCTGAAGTAGCTCAGGTAGTGCATTAATAGTTATGcataaaatttttttaaaaaatctgtcatGTAAAATAATTATTGAATTTGACTTTTATAGTATATATTCTATTTAATttacttaaataaaatgaaatttcattttatttatttaatagctataaagtataaaagtttAAACTGAGGCAACCAGCTGCATGGCTTTATTGACCTCAAAAATGTAGCTTGGTCAGACTGCAGTACTGCATCTCAGTTATGAGGAATGAGGTCTAAATGCTTCCTCCTCTCAGTCTCCTTACCACGGGATGACGTGCTACCAAGATGCGGTCTCATGATGAGTTTGACTTTCCGTGACATCGCAGCTGTCTTTTGTGAGGATTGCAAGAGGACGAACCACAGAGCCCTCATTCTTCCAGCCAAAAGATGTAATATGATGGGGGTAGTCACGGCCTACGGATGCAAGCAGGCAGTGACCAAATTTGGGGGAGGGGGAAATTTGAATTGGGGAGTTAGGTAACTCCATTGACCTCAACTTGAGTTAATTCAACAAAAAAGCTTTGGTCTTGGCTTAAATTGACCTgactttttattgatttattttgcaATGTAATTCTTCAGGTAATGTATTAATTGCTAAAGTAGATCTGGTTTATTTTAACTATAATCCCTCAGATTAAGTATGCATAGCTATACTAGCTTCAGTCAGCATCAGTCTGATCGATCTGTTATATGTAATTAGCAGCTGGCATGTCTGAATAATTGAtgctattgatttttttttttttttttttttttttctatttttacataaaactaACAGCTTTGTTATAGGTTAAACAATCTAAAGACTCCTATCTTGGTGTTGTTGATTTAACCTTTTGAATATTGGGTTGTTAAACAGAAACAGATCCAGGCACTGAATAAACTCTGCTCAAACCTGTTGGAAAAGCTCAACAATCCTCGGGATGACCGAGAGGCAGAAACTGCAGGTGTGCTTTTATTCTCTTCACCTTAGGCTGGGCTCAAACTACACAGTTTTTTGTCTAATTTGCCCCTTGCAACAACTTTTCACAATCTGAACTGATTTTCCAGGTCAGGAGCTTGATTGACAGTGCAGACGATCTGGTATTTTGCGAGAAGAAACAAGTGAATCTTTAGCCCCCTGATTGAGCTCTGAAGTGATCAGAGGCCCTCCGATATTATCAAACAGTTTGATATTTTTGAGTCCTGTAGTGTGAGAAGGTCATTTAATCAACGACTGATTTAAACAAAGCCAACCAGAGAGTTGTGTTTAAAACACAGGCAAAAAAGAGCAATTTCCGTGTTTATAATGTGTCAATCCAGATGTCAAAGCACCCTCTTTACAATTTCAAGTCAGCTGCCAGTATGTGCtgaaatatttctccagctctcactgtattGGCACTTCTCAGCCCTATTTTAATCCCTAGTTTGCACTCTTGCTGCACATAAAAGCACAAAGCGGTCCAGTCCAGTAAGTTGAGCTatgtgtgtgttactgaggaCTTATTCATGGACCAGACttgttatgtgtgtttgtttctttgccTTGTTGTCTAGTGTGAGTGCCCTCATGACAGAAAGACAAGAAATTCTGTGACAAATTGACATTAAGTTTGTGATGCTCTTCGTTTTAAGGAATCTGTTAAGATTTTAAGTCATTTAGTGTATGTCCAGTGTCTCATGTGAAACCTCTATGTAACAtgcaattatttatataattacaaaaatgttttttgtacatTGCGGttattatttgtatgtttttattaagCTTTGCGGCAGAACAAACAATCATTCAATCCAGCTGACACCAACGCCTTGGTGGCAGCAGTGGGCTTTGGGAAGGGACTTTCAAAATGCAGACCCCCCGGCCCCGTCGCCTCTGGCCATCCAGGACAGCCCATGATGAGCGGTGGACCCACCCTGCAGCAGGTCACTATTGCTGGCACCTCGGGACACCAGCCAGGCATGGGGTCATCAGTGGCTCAACAACAACCTGGACAACCTGGTATGTCAAATAAATAGGTTTAAAATTTAAATGCgtttaaaaattaaagtaaATGACACATTACCagtaaaaatactttttcaaCTAATTGCTGCAGCTCTAATAAGtgaatataatttaaatataataatgaagAAGTAAATAAgatgcatatttaaaaaaatactgtttctttttttccacaggAAAAATGCCGAGTAGCATTAAGACAAATATCAAGTCAGCCTCTGCTTCACTCCATCCTTACAATCGGTGATGTCAAATGTAAGAACAGTTTATTGGAATGTGCTAACGAGAGCAACAAAGccgtgattttttttttttttttgtatgtttgtttatgtggttgacccccccccacccccacccctccaaataaacatttgtgaagACAAACTAAGTTGTCCCTAAATAATATGTTTTAGGGATATGCCCTCATGTATTTGGGCAATTCTACCAAAATGGTTCAAACTGGTCCCAGGCTAAAAAAAAGATGGCTATTCAAACCtgagatatttacaaggattgtGTTATGATCTAAATAACTGAAAGCAATAattgtagtaatagtaataagctaaatatatacaaaatgatCATTGACTAGCTGTGTTTGCTTGTCATGTAGCATTACTGGCTAGAGCTTTGGATTTATGCTGAAAATTAGCTAGAATTATACCACTGACACATTAAGTTAAGATTTGTCAGTGTTATGATTTTGTTAGTGACAAATTCCCACtcaatgttaaataatgaagacacatctctttacacggcacataaatgagcattgaattaagtattgattgcaatatattgtgctgcatttggatattacattttattgtgctgcactgtgtagtgtagtttattgtattgcactgagttctgtgttcaactttgctccttttttctcagtatcaacagtgactttttgtatctagcagtatctgagctcaggactggctttctctctctaaaCTATTGGTAACTAAcagagatactttctctagatagacaaagcactttctgtaagtcgctctggataagagctgtAAATGCAGATGTCTTCTTTTTTAAACCCAGTCCCTAACCAGGCTAACCCCTGTGTAGCGCCTGAAACTAGACTACACCAAGGCTACTTGGAGCTGTTCAGACAGTGGCTCTGGATCAATTAAGGAATTAAGTGTGCCGAGAAGCTTATGTAGAGTGGTGAAATCTGTAAGTTGTTAAGCAACCTGGTCAGGGACTGGATGGGCAATCGAGTTGGATTCCCAGGCTCAAAAATTTTCAGCCCTAGCTTTCATTTTGGTCATAGATCGGTCAGTGAATTTAAAAAAGAAGTTGGTATCTGTATAGAGGGGTGCAGTCCTGAAGCTGTTCTGCTCCAGCTTTTATTTTGGTCATGTGTCCATCAAGGAAGTAAAGATAAATATTTAAGAGGCTTTTTTGTGGACCAGATTTCACCACTAACTGAATGGCTCTAAGTAGCTATGGTCTAGGCTAGTTTCAGATGCTAAGCGGGGCTCTGCCTGGTCTTTTATTTTAGTCTTGGACGTATTGGCCTGTATGTAATAGTTTATATAGATTGATGGAATCCTTAAGCTTTTCAGTCTCAGCTTTTATTTTGGTCATTGATctgtcactgaataaaaaagatTGTGTCTTGTGGGTGATATAGAATGGTGGaacatattttatataacaTAAATATCCTTTTAAAACAAATGTCTTAAGCACGTTTCAAGGACATGTTAAGGATGTGAATTAGATGGCTGATGTAGCACAGCTTTATTTCTAAGCTGTGTTACTACTGTTAGGCTAACTAACTCTAGCTGATGGTAGCAAGGCCCAGAAATGGTGTGTGCTCACTTTtccacaagaaaaaaaaaaaatgtaactttttaacCTGTTGTCTCAGTGGACATTTTCCCAACATGTCCTCATCAGCACCTAGTATTGCACTGACCTTCAGCTGAGCTAAAGAAGGCTGAACTTTTAGCTCATCTGATTTGCTCACTTTTACATATCCATCATAACCTACTGATTtctttttacatatatattgtgGCATCCACCACATGCTCCCACATTTCAAGAAGAGCACAAGAAGTGTGGCATGCAAAGCTGTGATTGCCTGCACCTTCCCCTCTGTTGAAAGGACATTTGTTGTTGTAGTTTGTtaatttaagatgttttattgtgttctgCTGTGGGTTAAGTGTTTACTGTCAGCAGATGTTGTATAGTTAGAGGAGACTTTCTCTACTATTCTTACCCTTATTCAGTGGCCTTTTCTGCTTTGTTCAGTAAAAGAGCTTTTGCTTGAGCAGAAAAATGGCATTCCATGGCTCTTTTTCTGAGCCAACACCACAATGGTGTCAGAATTGGGATTTCACTAACAAACTAGAAGAAATTGAGTAGGAGATCAACAAACTTAAGGGCGGATGGCGAAGAAGACAGCCTCCAGAGTCTGTGTGTTGACGGTAGAGCTGAGCAGGATGGCTTGGCAGGCCTTCCTAGAATTTGAGAAGGCTGCACAAGAGGAGTTAGCAGTGGATCATTTCTTGTATGCACTGCTGGCAGAAGGACTGAAGGAGCATGTTCAGCTCATGCATTGGCCAGCCTCTCAACAGCTGCTGCCAAGGCAGAGAAGGCTTCCTCAGTGAAAAGAAACTGAAGCAAGTAACACAATGCTACTTGGCGGAGGAGGTCGAGGAGGAGTTGACGGGAGCAGCAAAGACGGGAAACGGCTCACTGCCATCCTCGACACGGCCTTATCAGACATCATGAAGTAGAGGTGGAcagtatggcaaaaatatgatGATGTACTTATAATAAATTTTCACAATATATAATAAGTAACcatatttactttttactctTTCACTGGCCAAGAGGATGGCTGCAACTTGCAACTACGCCAGACATGGGCGTACACTAGCACTGCCAAAGGCAGCTGCTGGGGCACGTGTGTGGCTGTACAACCTGCATGGCGGGAAAGGGCACTACTCCAAGATCCAGTCCCTGTACTGGCCCCATGAACGAGAGTTCCTGCCAAGTCAGGACACAGCGCAGAGCATATTACCtgtgcacctcagagactttgtTTAGACTGTATGGACCCCAGTGTGGCGTCCACCACACACTTATTTAAACAGTAGCTCAAAGGATGTGGCATGCAAAGCTGCGTCTGTCCATGCCTCCTCCCTTCTGCTGAatggatatttagttgttaaTGTTATATGTTAGTTTAAGATGCGTTTATTTGTAGGCTGCATTTTATTGTGTTCTGCTGTGGGGTATTTAATGTGGGTTTAGTGGATGTTGTATGGTTATAGATGAGCTTTCCTCGCTGTTGCTCAATGgccttttctgctttgtttaatAGAATGTGCCATGAGCTGAAACATGGCATTATCTGGTTCTTCTTCTGAGCCAATGCCACAATATATATTCCTAAAATAGTTTATATATGGTACAGTTCAGTCATTTTGCCACAGGAAGGACTGTTGTGTGTTATGGTGGTATATTGCACTGTTACCAGTGAAATGGCACATCCTGAAAAagactttatttattatatggTACAGTCAATGGTATTTTAATGCATTCCATAAACATGAAAAACTGTACAGTGTCATATTGACTGTGTCTTTGTGGCTGAGGCTGCAGGGAGGTCATAACTTGCAAGCCACAGCATTTTCCCAGCGCTCAGCAGTGAGGAGTTTTAGCTGTGATTGCCTGCAGTTATTTTGCAGCCAGCCTATATTTTTTTGTGGTGCCCCTAATGCAGCAGTTCTGAGGGTAACGTGGCTGGACACTGCACTGTCTGGCCCCATAATGTCACTTTGGCTAAAGGAAGGAGGGGGAATAAAGTTGGTTCTGACCGCAGGGG
This window contains:
- the med8 gene encoding mediator of RNA polymerase II transcription subunit 8, translating into MQQREEKQLEASLESLISRVAHLKNSLQSFIYKLENEYDRLTWPSVLDNFALLSGQLNTVNKLLRNEKTPSYRNQVIIPLLLSPDRDEELAKLTEQRVPVFSHEIVPDHLRTKPDPEVEEQEKQLSAEAARIGPEVAQKQIQALNKLCSNLLEKLNNPRDDREAETAALRQNKQSFNPADTNALVAAVGFGKGLSKCRPPGPVASGHPGQPMMSGGPTLQQVTIAGTSGHQPGMGSSVAQQQPGQPGKMPSSIKTNIKSASASLHPYNR